A single genomic interval of Melanotaenia boesemani isolate fMelBoe1 chromosome 4, fMelBoe1.pri, whole genome shotgun sequence harbors:
- the LOC121637785 gene encoding zinc finger protein 239-like: MGPDHTPDIKTESSEDSPGVAEIKVIPESDSNDASAASEPENSKQPESRTSDKCYSCSVCRKMFDRPSKLERHKVVHSREPKTLHQCPHCEKSFTQQDKLLRHQNCHNRTNKHPCPDCGKVFNRPSKLERHKRTHSKKPRVPHQCSYCMKTFSKLNKLVRHKRMHTGEKPFTCPICGKGFSESGHCKAHEKTHEDQPEKPHCCPDCGMRFFKASELRRHLRSHTGEKPFRCTLCESCFSRSEGLKRHMRSHTGERPYKCIICGKGFYSRQDLNTHGLIHSGEKPHLCPVCGKGFSQLGNMKEHEQNVHIKSEKYICNECGATFTRYKSMTKHQRTHTGERPYLCLTCGRRFSWSHSLSRHRRTHAHQQMCLDTSKDLSFEGPSENPSS, translated from the exons ATGGGCCCGGACCACACACCAGACATTAAAACAGAGTCTTCAGAGGACA GTCCAGGAGTTGCTGAAATTAAGGTAATCCCAGAATCAGATTCCAATGATGCTTCAGCTGCATCTGAGCCTGAGAACTCCAAACAACCAGAGAGCAGAACATCAGACAAGTGCTACTCCTGCTCCGTCTGCAGGAAGATGTTTGACAGACCGTCAAAGCTAGAGAGGCACAAAGTAGTCCACTCCAGGGAGCCCAAAACGCTTCATCAGTGTCCGCATTGCGAGAAGAGCTTCACTCAACAGGATAAGCTGCTCCGACACCAAAACTGCCACAACAGAACAAACAAGCATCCCTGTCCCGACTGTGGGAAAGTCTTCAATAGGCCTTCGAAGCTGGAGAGGCATAAACGCACACACTCAAAGAAACCGAGGGTCCCCCATCAGTGCTCATACTGTATGAAGACATTTAGTAAGCTGAACAAACTTGTCCGCCACAAGCGAATGCACACGGGTGAGAAACCTTTCACCTGCCCCATCTGTGGAAAGGGATTCTCCGAGTCAGGTCACTGCAAAGCACACGAAAAGACCCACGAGGATCAGCCAGAGAAGCCTCACTGCTGCCCGGACTGCGGCATGCGCTTCTTTAAAGCCTCCGAGCTCCGTCGGCACCTCCGTTCCCACACGGGAGAGAAGCCTTTCAGGTGCACGCTGTGCGAGAGCTGCTTCTCGCGCTCAGAGGGGCTCAAAAGACACATGAGAAGCCACACGGGGGAGAGGCCGTACAAATGCATCATCTGCGGAAAAGGATTTTACTCACGCCAGGATCTGAATACTCATGGATTGATTCACTCAGGAGAGAAGCCTCATCTTTGCCCCGTGTGCGGCAAAGGCTTCTCACAGCTGGGCAATATGAAAGAGCATGAGCAAAACGTCCATATTAAGTCAGAGAAGTATATTTGCAACGAGTGTGGGGCGACTTTCACTCGGTACAAGTCGATGACGAAGCATCAGCGGACACACACAGGAGAGAGGCCCTACCTGTGCCTCACCTGTGGTCGCAGGTTTTCATGGAGCCACTCCCTCAGTAGACACAGAAGGACACACGCACATCAGCAGATGTGTTTGGACACATCGAAAGACTTAAGTTTTGAAGGACCATCTGAGAATCCCAGCAGCTGA
- the LOC121637781 gene encoding TBC1 domain family member 24-like, giving the protein MIHVPRVLEFSNFENINSTSPTSSDQDLKSVPAGRRQRTHSSYSPEDSNNNDLQVKKEETSLRPRSRSFYSYESSELRFDYDPGNSSRTSQLRCKESSLFRNQVSRNEDRKKYGSGVQVTPKRVKSKPSKHSKDASRVHVKSVFMMTISELDNWEICSSSGMKYGQFVDWEKIDPEAAIRYQQILKSSHQQLKTMGREGFWAMPHTLRAKAYYHIIHSINSRAVAPDRDVYYELAKKLFGEQKKSNHPVPEYMEDGEIPRYCLNKAGLNSVRKILLCIGDYFPDMSFCPILPALVALILHFSEDEAECFYSVSRLICYKDPNKRYIDQTFLTYRASCMTFGDLANRCCRGIRKLIASSHQNLFEFYSDWIMWIFADLPFTYAIRVLDVYLLEGYKVLYRVALALLDLYKVSVSSRVADVEDFRTDMKSFVQNVSRHCTAEKLFEKAFMIPIATRRELNLLFNANKNFLMQRGVGAYQKRQTVGPVDFHKFSSGVVTETEMRVVWAWIPERFALFSPVRLFSSAEHGRSLASLYSRVEGHEPAVLMIKTVDEEVFGAFLSTDLTERKKQDSEGLTYFGTGECFVFTLRPSMERYQRAMINIMTPRASPQQVQISINASTQVSNSGNPPFITTTLTCPSGTHKDPSYLTIPFTAPSEDPMTAKEPKRPKEQEASMFLAANDSQLIIGGDGGHALCLREDLDGGYTEPCDTFRSSSLCKGPFQIQAVEAWGIQSSAYFSQCFPSQ; this is encoded by the exons ATGATTCATGTTCCGAGGGTGCTGGAGTTCTCCAATTTTGAAAACATTAATTCTACCTCCCCCACATCCTCTGATCAAGACCTGAAATCTGTGCCTGCAGGCAGAAGGCAACGGACCCATTCCTCTTATAGCCCAGAGGACAGTAACAATAATGATTTGCAggtaaaaaaagaggaaaccaGCCTACGTCCTCGCTCAAG GTCTTTTTACTCTTATGAATCATCTGAGCTGCGCTTTGACTATGACCCGGGAAACTCTTCACGAACCAGTCAGCTGAGATGTAAAGAAAGCTCATTATTCAGGAATCAAGTATCCAGAaatgaggacagaaaaaagtatGGGTCTGGTGTTCAAGTCACCCCTAAGAGAGTCAAGTCCAAACCAAGCAAGCATTCAAAAGATG CCTCTAGAGTCCATGTCAAGTCAGTATTCATGATGACCATCTCTGAGTTGGACAACTGGGAGATTTGCTCCAGCTCTGGAATGAAGTATGGACAGTTTGTGGACTGGGAGAAGATTGATCCTGAAGCAGCGATACGATACCAGCAGATCCTGAAGAGTAGCCACCAGCAGTTGAAAACTATGGGCCGTGAGGGGTTCTGGGCCAtgccacacacactgagggcCAAAGCGTATTATCACATCATCCACAGCATCAATTCCAG GGCTGTCGCTCCAGACAGAGATGTCTACTATGAGCTGGCCAAAAAGCTTTTTGGGGAGCAAAAAAAGAGCAACCATCCAGTCCCTGAGTACATGGAAGATGGAGAAATACCCAG ATACTGTCTCAACAAAGCAGGCTTAAACTCTGTCAGAAAGATCCTTCTTTGCATTGGCGACTACTTCCCAGACATGAGCTTCTGTCCCATCCTTCCTGCCTTGGTCGCGCTCATCCTCCATTTCAGCGAGGATGAAGCTGAATGTTTCTACAGTGTGTCCCGACTTATCTGCTACAAAGATCCCAATAAGCGTTACATTGACCAGACTTTCCTCACCTACCGTGCTTCCTGCATGACATTCGGGGACCTTGCCAACAGGTGTTGCAGAGGGATTCGTAAGCTTATCGCCAGCTCTCACCagaacctttttgagttttacTCTGACTGGATCATGTGGATTTTTGCGGACCTTCCATTCACATATGCCATCAGAGTTTTGGATGTTTACCTCCTGGAAGGCTACAAGGTTCTCTACAG GGTGGCATTGGCTTTGCTCGATCTCTACAAGGTATCTGTGTCATCTCGAGTGGCAGATGTGGAGGATTTCAGAACGGACATGAAAAGTTTCGTGCAGAACGTATCTCGCCACTGCACGGCCGAGAAACTCTTTGAAAAAGCCTTTATGATTCCAATAGCTACACGGAGAGAGCTTAACCTCCTGTTTAATGCCAACAAGAATTTCCTGATGCAGAGAGGCGTTGGCGCATACCAAAAGAGGCAG ACAGTGGGGCCTGTTGACTTCCACAAATTCAGCTCTGGCGTTGTAACAGAGACGGAGATGAGGGTCGTCTGGGCCTGGATCCCAGAGCGTTTTGCCCTGTTCAGTCCCGTTAGGTTGTTCAGTTCAGCTGAACACGGAAGAAGTCTGGCCTC ACTCTATTCACGTGTGGAAGGACATGAACCAGCAGTCCTGATGATTAAAACAGTGGATGAAGAG GTGTTTGGTGCATTCTTGTCAACAGacttaacagaaagaaaaaagcaggaCTCTGAGGGACTGACATATTTTGGAACTGgggagtgttttgtttttacg CTCCGACCCAGCATGGAGCGCTATCAGAGGGCCATGATCAATATTATGACCCCAAGAGCTTCCCCTCAGCAGGTCCAAATCAGCATCAACGCCTCCACTCAGGTGTCTAATAGTGGGAACCCCCCATTTATCACCACAACTTTGACTTGTCCATCTGGGACCCATAAGGATCCCAGCTACCTCACAATCCCTTTTACTGCACCATCAGAGGATCCCATGACTGCCAAAGAACCCAAGAGACCAAAGGAGCAAGAGGCGTCCATGTTCCTGGCAGCCAATGACAGTCAGCTGATTATTG GTGGTGATGGGGGCCACGCTCTCTGCTTGCGAGAAGACTTAGACGGAGGATACACTGAACCTTGTGACACATTCAGAAGCAGCTCCCTCTGCAAGGGGCCTTTCCAGATCCAGGCTGTAGAAGCATGGGGCATCCAGAGCTCTGCTTACTTCTCTCAGTGTTTTCCCTCACAGTAA